The nucleotide window TGCGTTTGGTGTCACGCCCTAAATCAccctatatctccagaactactcaaacgattttgaccaaacttcagCAGACTACTTCTATacaggggcattgatgctattaaattttcaacttaaaagatcaagggggtgaagcTATAGAGCAAGATCATCCTCAGTATGTCAGAGATTTTAcgtaattaaggtcttatttttcttaggcacgtttgttaacaattaaaaaatatatttccaaaagaatgttgcaaaatcgcacctccaccccaaaaaatgctctaaataaactagtggctaagtgggttaGTGTCATTACTATCCCCTAtcaccacaaggagtgctagtgtagtAGTATTTTATGCTGTAacatcacagatgagcggtagaattaacgattaaattcagtgtaaaaaagtatttaaagtggccgctagtactgccacacctgcACCTGCGCGAATAAAATATGGTTTGCACGCACacttagttagaatcattgaattaaataaacaaaaatattatacttaaataaaataatattttaaattaagttatgtgtgagCCATGCTCAGAAAAAAAATGCATAgtgagaaagtcctacaactgtgctgtcagcttttttttataaaggattcCATTAGTTAGCAAGAGCCATAGATTCTTcttgattatttagaaaaatccATGAGAATAAGGTAATTTATGCTTAATTTGTTGACCCATTTaaaaggtagtatttttttacatattattagtttatttcagaaataaaatctaCCTGTAACAAAATATAATGGTAACTATGAAATCCAGACTAATTATTTACCAATGGTTACAAGGGACAAATCAGAATTTAAGTTAGTTTAGAATGCAGGGgtttcaagttttataaatataagaggATTAGCGAGTACAACTTTAATTTTGTCAAGCctggttaaaattaaaagataaattctgAACGAAAGACTGAAGATTATGTGTACTGTTGAAGTAATTccaaatatccaaaaaaaattattatacgtcTCCAGTTTTTCATTTTGGCATCTTTGTTCAGTTCAACCACGTAAtagttaatcaaaataataaaataatttttaacatatattgaaGACTTCCTCCTGGAATTACTACACTAAAAACATTAGATACTATTCTgaaatgaaagaattataaataaatgaaacacttataaatatgaaatgtttttcaGCTGTGAAAAGCatgcaatattttattgtataaatactgataataaatCACACAAAGTGATTTAACTGAAAATCTTTCAAAACATGTCAATATCTAACTACAatcaaactataaataataaataagataaaatataactaatccaaaaacttaaaaaatcaatacatgatgcttgttttaaagtaaaaactgtttTGAATTTGCTCCCTGTGCACCTCAGTTATTTCTAACAATCAAATTGTTGTTATtggtaacaataatttattagtcattttgtTGGTCGCTAAATGTTTCTATTCACACAATTTTAATGAGAGCTACAAGTTGTGATGTCACCAAGTGTGAAGTTTAAGAAGCAACCAgattttgtaatgataaaaaacaattctgcGGCTGAAATTCACCAACAAATTTGTGAAGTTACGGACTGAACATTATGAGCGATGCTAAGTAAGAAAATGACACAGTTTATTTCAAGAAGGGCGAATGAAAATTCACGATGAAGGATATAGTAGTTGATTTGactgaaaaagttgaaaaaaattcaagaaaacaggAGCTTCACCTTTGATGTTTTCACAATCtttgatttataaagttttgactgaaaaattaagcTATAAAAAACTATGTGCCGGATGGGTGTTGAAGATGGTAACAGAcccacacgaaaaaaaaaatatttcactgcaAAATCTTTAATCATCCACTTTACATACCTCAAAGCAATTATTTTCTTCaccttaaaatctaaaattcttcacccgGCTTGCATCATAAAGGTTTGACAATGataattgtttgaaaaacatTATGCGTGATTTTAGTCACTGGCGGCAGAATTTATTGAAGAAGGAATGAAAAAGCTAACGAAATATTATGAAACATATGTTGAAGTTGAAGGCAGTTATGTCGCTTTTATGCTTATATAATAGAGacagaccttactttaaaaacattccATGTACGACACACAGGCTTCGATAAGATATACGGACTGGCAGTAGTCCAACAATGCGGTaacttttcataataaaactCCAGGCTTTTAATAGTgtacttcatttcttttaaatggttttaatgtatttatatcaaGACAGAAGCCCGGCACTTGTCAGCACCATTTTTTATACAAGATACAGATTGCTTAAAAAAGGTTTACTTGGTTTGAAACTGTCTGACATTGATCTCCTAGCAAGTATCCTATAATATCACAACATAACTGATTTGGTATCTTGATGGCTAAACGCATTTCAATTCTAAAAGACCAACCAtcacttaaaaaagttttatagcaTTTTTATAACATAGCCAAACCACCTTGTCGGgtgaaaataacagaataatctCTGAATAGCCACAAACATGATAACAGGGATCACTCAACACATATGATAGTTGTTAGATACCATACTTATAGTTTGAAAAGGTTCATTGCTTGAGATAGCTTGTAGCCCAAGCGCAACACTTCAATTTTTCCTCAACTGAATTAAGCCAAGTTTCATAATGACAGTATATGCATTACTTATTTTACTCTCCAAACAGCTGTTCCATAACACACTACATGAGCATATAACCTAAGTTAAGGATGataattttaggtaaaatatGTTGGAAGAACTGCAGTCTTATTTTGAAGAGTTGCTATTTTTTTGtgtacaacaaaaaagaaatgttaaaagcaTGCAATCACTCAGAAGTATAACACTAATCACGTAACTAGTGTGTCTAACTCACTCTGTTGAAGTTTAAAACAAGAGAATATCATCAAAGTAACATAgttcaaaatcagttaattttactcattattgggactgaaaattttaaatataaaattaacacagATGGAGGttgaaataatgatgataaataaaacttatttttaaattaaactgaaaatcataaaaataaataaataaattgcaaattaaaagtacattgaaaatttattgttttatattgatactgttaataaaataaaattttcaatgcattttaattaaaataaataaaaaaaaacagatggatTACAAAAAAGGGAGCCATTGGATTAAGAAAATATGGCTGTAGAAAGTAGTAAAAGATCATTAACTTATCAGGAAAAACATCTCGATGATTATCCTCATTCCGTACTATCATAAAATTACAGCTTTAATAAATTAAGACTTGGttgtacaaaagaataaaataataaataaaacacagtaaACCACATATtcccaaaataacacatttttccttatttatctaacaaagttaatattacagtatgtaataaaattgtatacaaagttagaataaaaataaattcacaacacaaatgaaaattatattatacttacaTTAATAGCATaagtatgttataaatattagtatgtaataaatcatGTAAACCTTCAAGATATAAAGATACATTATGCTAATGcataacaaaatctttttttttattattttattcccaGCACTTCAACCTCAGAGACTTTCATAAAgtattgcttcggaggatgagatgaatgatttgtattgtgtgaaaatgccatgcctgaccaggattaaaacccaggacctctggatgaaaggccgagatgctaccacttgcatcACGGAAGCTGGCGCTTTACCTAACATAATGCCTATCAATGACTCCATGttaaacaatgaatataaaataaatagtttcttaTTCTATACAAACAGTTCTTTTCTTATAATTACTGTAGAATTATTACTGCATCGAGTAGATAGctgtgttaattatataaaatagcctattttatataaataattcttattttttcataatttttaaaattcactattttagaagaaaaaactgaTGACATTTGAAAATATTCCTCTTTAGGAATAAGGAATGAATTACAAAAGGCCAGTCTATAACAGATTTTAGCATCCTTTGTCTTTTATATTAAAGGTTCTGGGTTCTAATCCGGTTAAGTTTATCATTTACCATATACTACTTGGAGATTATTCATCATATATATTCCCGATGATAAACTTGTATAATTCAATAACTTTCTtccatttattgaattaaaaaatttaaccattttttatttttataactaacgatgaagtgagtttttttttcaatgaagctgattctatagtatattttttcacaaaggtgaaaaaagaagaaaccaaTCGTTAAGAAAAGAATGCAGAGAAATTATATATTGAGACTAATAAAGCACCAGCAAAGACTTGTCTGGTATGCAAAAAGATGTAACATTTCATACCTTAGTTTTTAAGCTAATGTTCTTGAATTTCTACacgaaaatagtttaaatatcagGGATCATCACTGAACGGTAAGAGTACAATACTAAGCAATGAAgtcaaccaaaaaattaaatggtatcttaaaattgtttctgaagaaatataattttttttattaagttatgcgGAAAAAATTCACTCTGTGACCACCAGAGAAACTTTCACTTAATTCATATCTGATGAAGAATaaatcaggaaaaattttttaagcttgttaagtaaatattaaaaataaaataaacagaattaaatacaCAGGTACAAAGTCtatgagaaaataaaagaaacacaaaaaactgGCAATAACAATgaactacgagggttattttttttttaagatccgatcggtcgcgaaataaaaactcgcaaaaaaatcagatgaacctttgcgcatgtgTTGTGCAGCggctctagtatggccttcaatcacgccgcatcacttcgtttagttctgaacacacagctagcacgtaaacatgtctataacaatagcatctccagccaagtgtgaagtgtgtgcggtaattcaatttcttcaggctgagaagtgtaatgcagctgaaatttcatagacgaataagtaatgtgtacggtgaaacttcaatgagtgacggCAAAGTGAgataatggtgcaggaactttaaagcaggatgtaccgatgttcatgatgcaggcggtcagggaaggaagcgagtgtcaaccgatgatctcgttgagcgagtggatgacgCGATTCGAGTAattcatcggttcacaatttctgtaaattttcatccgattttcacctctttgctcacatgaaacgctggctaggaggacaacattttggcacagacactGAGCTGCAGatcagcatagaaacatggctgaaaactcAGGCAGCTCCagtctatgacgagggtattggaaagatGGTACcatgctatgacaaatgtctaaatcagtagcaactatgtagagaaatggtgtaactatgtaagtacttgttacaaataaaagattttttattttcactgtggttttaatttcgtgaccgatcggccTCATACATCAACAGACAAAATTCAAATCCACTTTGTCTTCAATCTTGATTACAAAACTTGACTTCATGACtaccaaattaaaacaaaaaaaataaaataaaatgccagCAGTAATGAGCTGACACTGGGAAGACAACAGTAGCCCAGTACCTAACAAAAGTTGCAAAAATCAATTGAAAACATTATGAATTAAGttgttaaaactgttttataataaaatttaatttggtttgttGTTACAAAGATTTTGTGCATGTGCGACTTGttgcttaacaaaaaaaaacttttctctgaaGGCCTAAAGAAGCCTGTGCAATGATGAAAGAAGCGATtgaaaagaaattagaaattgtttaaaaaaacttttttatttttattaaaataaagtttataactgcgccataaatataattactgtttttttttaatattggttcaTAGATACTGCTTAAAGCCATGACtcaacaaaacatattttgttaaagatttaatattaaaattatttcttttacaatgaGTGAGCTGAATGAAACtgggaaaaaaatgatatttcactACTTCTactgaaatgtaaacaaatactAAAATCGGTAATACACAGTATACTATTGGTAGGCAGAGTACTACTTTCCAAAAATTACCTTGTGAACTATAATCAGGAGGTATTCCACTAGAATGTGCACCACGTTGCCTTCTTGGACCGCCACGTCCGCGGAATCCAGATGAAGCTTCTTCTCGGGAAGGTTCATCTGATAGCGGTTGTTGGATACCAACTGCTCCTGTATCTGCATATCTGTCTTTTGCTCTACCCCTACCTATACCTCTGCCACGCTCTTTACCTCTAGAGGCATCTGCTCCTTGACCTTGAAAATACTGAACAAGaaaaaagactaaataaaaattaagcattataaaagccaaaaaaacagcacttatattaaaaataatgcaagtagcatattcatttattcatttttgtaattcttagaAGCAAAGATATTCGCAGTCAATACATATCCCACACTGTACGGCTAGCACAAAATGATAACTATATCCCCAAGTAGCAACTGACGGTTCCATTATGAATGGAAAACTGTGATTACATTCTTCAAcatagaagatatttttaaatattaaaaactaaatttaatacgGAATCGCAATAATACCCGCTTTATCGTATAATATTAGAACACCAACTTTTTTCTGGAGTACTTTCATATTTGTTACTCAACAGTCAGAGCTAGTtcctaatcttaaaataaaataagttatgtaataaatagcaaaatattagAACTGTGAACATGCATCTGGTTGGCCAATTGATGCACAGAGTTCACACACTAGCTTCCAGATCATCTGGTTATGAGTTTAATTTCCAGCAAGGATCTGGCATTTTTCATGCATCTCAATTTTTACCTAAAATTGTGTGAAAATGCATATCTGGTATCAAAAACAATGTTCAAGACAACAATAATGCAgtgtctgtaaaataataatgggGTTTTAAATGGTTACAGCTTTAGAACAAAGCGTAGAGAGATGAactatatgttaaatgaaagaaacaccATACATTTCTTAACTGTAGATTTCAATGTGTGCACTCATGGTTGCCCTGCAGACATCTAAGATGATATTAGTCTGTTGCCATACATGACAGAGAATATCCAGCATGATATCCAGCAAGAAACAGcttcagtgatttttttaaaatgatcgaCATTTTGATCTTGAATGGAATACACGTGTTTTTAAACAACCccaaaaatagaaatccatgcGAGTAAGATCTGGAGACTCTTGGAGCCAGTCGATCCACCCTTTTTGTCACCACTAAGGAAATGTTACATTAAGAAAACCCTGCACGATTGCGGCAAAATGTGGAAGAGCTCCGTCTAACTAGAAAATGGAATGCTGCGAATTTGGAACGCTGCATATATGTATAGGCATATAATATGGGACACTGGACCTTTCTAATATATCCAGGAAGATGTTTCCCattattgttttttcagtaaaaaaaaaggggGGCAATAACTCTTCTCATACAATAGCACACCACATTCACTTTTTGACTGTCAcactaattttcaattaacagcAGGTGGAAGTTCAGTACCCAATGAATGAACATTAAGCTGATGTACTAACCCAAAAACATGAAACAATActtcatcactgaaaattaacttgtttaaaaaatcatcatcctgCTTTAACCTATACAGAATGTCTACAACAAAACCAAAAAGTTTCATTTAGTTGCTTGGATGATGTTTTAGGAATCCCTAACTGTCTAGAACCACTTCTGCACAGATTTCTTCAGGCTTACCAAGAACTTGTTCGCACTCCTTCAATGATCTTCACAGACAAGTTTGCTTCAGCAGCCTGCCAGTTTGAGTTATTTGTCCCATTCCCAATGTTATTTTCATGCGAAGAAGCAGGTCATTGAACACACAATTGTATTTACACCTAACTGAATCACACATAGCAAGCCACAACACACACTGGGCCTTCCTCTGTATataaacatgatgactaatgtGCACGTGCTCTTTCATGTACTGCAAACACAATGCACATGCACTAGCTTTCGCACACATAATCTTggagtgtttctctttcatttagcATACAGTCATCAATCTACAATGCTTTGTTCTgaagctataaccatttaaaatcaCACTATTATTTTACGGACACTGTATATAAAACATTGCAACTGAAGTATGTATCATTGATTTCATAAACACTTCTTTAAGTAGAACCCAAAAGCAATACAGTTAAAATACTCACATATGAtcatacacaataaaaattaataagagtgAAACATTCCTAGATTGTACTCATAATGTAAGAAACCTTggaacagtataataaaaaattttgtatttacataataCTAATTTTACAACTATTATTTCAGAGTACAGCATTTACCTCAGCATTTCTTTAATATAGTGACATCCAAAATCAAGCATATTTTGAACAGACCAGTCATTTGTTAAAAATGCTAAAGATAAACATCAATGATTACCTGCACTGAGTTTAATGATCTACAGGAACTTCTTCAACTAATATGTAGCAGAAAATATGACTTTGTATCCAGACTTCGTGTAAATTTTCAGGCAAaaaggacataaaaaaaattacggtacaacaatcatttttttaatgacatagcATAGCATAGCATATATCAATTTgactacttttttgtttttctatgttttgttttatacattcaaGTAACTTATAAATAGATATGAAGTCCCTCCCACACAAGTACTTCTATAGCGGCACCTTGACAGTGTCAACTTAATAATTTgcaataagaatataaaaattttatgcaatttatgatttcttttaaaagtatataatcattaataatacacAACTATTTGATAACTTTTACATGCGATGCACCTTTCTTCTTTGTAATCTTTATTAGCTGTGCAgatataaaaatcatgaaaaatttcataaaagctaagaaataaaaactgaattatgaaACTTTATATCAAGGTGGAACTCGTTCAGATGAACTGAACCagctcaaattttaaaaaaatgcacaaatttATGGTTGATATTTGTATAGCCAACACTTGAGACTGTTTtagaaacaaaattgtattttatcaaaGCCGATTTGGTTTTTAAGTAAATCACATTGAACAGACAGGAAAACACAGAGGCTGTGGCAGCTGTGAAATATCTTTGGACATAAAATAACTTCCATACAGATAATGCAATACTGTGATAAAGTTTGTAATTGTCATCAATGTTTAGATGAACACAATGGATTCATTTTCTTATTGATCTCTGCAGAAGGTACCCCATTCTTTATGAACAATGCATTTGAAActgaagaagcacacaagcatttCACATCTGACTAAATATGCATGCTTTCTTTGGTCTCTATGATCTCTGTGAAAACCACCTGCAAGCTGTAAAATTTCTGGATCATAAACTGGAAAAAACAACTCTCATTATCAGCAATTCTGTATTCAATCCCATTCATTTAACAGACCTGCACCGTTATTTCTCTGCGTTGTGACTGCACAGATTTTTGGGAACAATTTTTCTCATTCCCGGTTCTTCTGTTAGTACCAggaaaaaaaattccagattCATCAAGTTCAGATCTCAGAAAATCATCTTCATTTTCCGATCTACTCTATCATACTGGTTCACAGACCTTGGTTATGTCATTGTCTGTCAATGACATTAGGTGTCTTCCATTATGATGGAACAATTAAGGATTATGGTGGAACCGATTTAAACATCGGTTCTGCCTTCAGAAAACACCTTACACCAACAATAAAACTTGTACTTCGACATAACTTCATTCTCAAAAGCCTGCTGAAGCTTACTATAAGTTACTGAAGTGTTGTAACAAAATCTGACACAAAAAGAGGAAGCAGAAAGAGCAAAATTAAAGATGGCATCATATTAGGCTGCACAGTCGttacatcaaaaagaaaaaaatcaagtctCATATTTTATTATCCACTTTAAATTGCACACAAAACTGAGTTTGGCATATATGTATTCAACAAAAGAGTAATTagagttgtaaaaatattaaaaattatttatttgcttagttcagttttaaattgtaatataattacttcagaagatgatgaCTGTGATAACGATGGAAAATCAAACTGTGAAGTACCACCATGCTGCATACTGGCTGGACCATGATGTGATTCAGGTCTTTTtcctaaatttaacataaaatattacatatactgTAATACtgtcaatacaaataattttatatttttaaaactaaaattaataaaatacattagaatatatataattcaacagATTAGATATCAGGATCAGtacaaacatttacttttttaagaatgAACATCATGTTGAATTATGTAGCCTgaaaccctttctttttcctgtttagcatctggtaattaccatttagataatacttcaaaggatgaatgagtatgatatgtatgagtgtaaatgaagtgtagtcttgtacagtctcagttcgaccattcctgagatgtgtggttaattgaaatccaaccaccaaagaacatcattatccatgatctagtattcatatccgtgtaaaaataactgactttactaggacttgaacactggaagtcttgacttccaaatcagctgatttggaaagacgcgtttaccactaggccaacccggtgggtaatgtAGCCTGAAACCCACATCAAACAGATGCCACCCTAGATTAAATTTTCcacataaattaaagaaatagacggaaaaaaaatgaaattttgtaaattcatcaccattgcaagaaaaaaaataaattttttttttttatctatggtaAAACCCAAGCAATCATAACTaatacttgttttgtttaaacataaaaaaattaagtactgttaaatgatagttttaagtttttgtatttaaacatgttcaattttaaatcagaataatttggatttttatatGTTGTACATAGTAACtatgtaattataacaattaatgcACATCTTAATCTTTAACTTGTCAATCAACACCATGATACTTTAACATCAGTAACCTAGTTATTTAATTTAGAGTAAAGAAAACTTGTTACAATACCCAGTAagctaacccactgggttggagagtaaataacattagtaacattattttttgataacaataGTGTATCAAGCCAATAGTGTATATGCCTTCTGGCATATTTAAACCTTATCTCTCTTAcggactttaaaaataaaatattttgtggacAAGGAACAAGCtctttttctgttaataacagtACGGTTTTATTTGTTTGGAATACTGGTTTctgcatattttacaataaaattatcttgtctcagtttcatgtaattttgttGCACTCATAAGTCTGTTTTTTATGATGGTAAGTTATTCTTCTGGGCATTCCGGGAGCTCCCCATTTGTGAAAAAACCTTGGGCTTTAGTCATTTGCAAaacctttagaaaaatataaaacatgtaggcatattttataaactgaaaatttattgttaaatctaaCGTATCTCAATACGAATAACAaaggaatattaaattgtacagcaCTAGAAGCCTTATAGAGAATAaccaaacataaaaagtaatagcATAGGCCTACACGAGCAAATTGCTAAAATTAGGCTATGCATCTAACAGTAAAAAGCCTGCGTTAAGACTGCTTcggctataaaaattaatgttataaaactgCTTTCTTAAC belongs to Lycorma delicatula isolate Av1 chromosome 1, ASM4794821v1, whole genome shotgun sequence and includes:
- the LOC142317349 gene encoding uncharacterized protein LOC142317349 isoform X2 → MQHGGTSQFDFPSLSQSSSSEYFQGQGADASRGKERGRGIGRGRAKDRYADTGAVGIQQPLSDEPSREEASSGFRGRGGPRRQRGAHSSGIPPDYSSQGSRSSDCRNEEREKVQHSRQR
- the LOC142317349 gene encoding uncharacterized protein LOC142317349 isoform X1; this encodes MQHGGTSQFDFPSLSQSSSSEYFQGQGADASRGKERGRGIGRGRAKDRYADTGAVGIQQPLSDEPSREEASSGFRGRGGPRRQRGAHSSGIPPDYSSQVQIEQQSRSQVVNIICSFTFFFTK